A genomic window from Osmerus eperlanus chromosome 5, fOsmEpe2.1, whole genome shotgun sequence includes:
- the ppcdc gene encoding phosphopantothenoylcysteine decarboxylase, with amino-acid sequence MQPNSTPSPKCDLLRSCGKYHVLVGVTGSVAALKLPVLVSQLFEIPEVDVRVVTTEHARHFYNPEEVAVTVYSDKDEWELWTQRSDPVLHIELRRWADLLVIAPLDANTLGKIASGICDNLLTCVVRAWDISRPLLFCPAMNTAMWQHPITARQVASLKDFGYVEIPCIAKKLVCGDEGKGAMAEVLTIVDAVKQYCQKFAETPCAQHF; translated from the exons ATGCAACCCAATTCCACTCCATCGCCGAAATGTGATTTGTTGCGCTCTTGTGGTAAATACCACGTACTTGTTGGTGTGACGGGTAGTGTGGCAGCGCTGAAATTGCCTGTCTTGGTCTCCCAACTTTTTGAAATACCTGAG GTGGATGTGCGAGTGGTCACTACTGAGCATGCCCGACACTTCTACAATCCTGAGGAGGTGGCGGTGACAGTCTATAGTGACAAGGATGAGTGGGAG CTGTGGACACAACGCTCAGACCCAGTGTTACACATTGAGCTGCGTCGTTGGGCAGACCTACTTGTCATTGCCCCACTTGATGCCAACACCCTGGGCAAGATTGCCAGTGGTATCTGTGACAATCTCCTG ACGTGCGTGGTACGAGCGTGGGATATCAGCCGTCCTCTACTCTTCTGTCCTGCCATGAACACGGCCATGTGGCAGCACCCTATCACTGCCAGGCAAGTGGCCAGTCTCAAAGACTTTGGGTATGTGGAGATACCCTGCATCGCCAAAAAGTTGGTCTGTGGAGATGAAG GTAAAGGAGCAATGGCAGAGGTGTTGACGATCGTGGATGCTGTAAAACAATACTGTCAGAAATTTGCAGAGACTCCTTGTGCGCAGCATTTCTGA
- the ints14 gene encoding integrator complex subunit 14 yields the protein MPTVVLMDVSLSMTRPVSLDGSEEFQRKNLAVHGLTMLFEHMATNYRLEFTSLVAFSSLWELLVPFTRDYNSLQEALSNLEDYDKTCLESALQGVNNVVQQEWGSGCPCQVVLVTDGSLGIGKGSLRHSLQTLKHRSEDKKFPLPFPFPAKLFVMCIANAEELQTTDTMDNLEQLLSLNRGEGQIFTMEGPLCLKSVQAMFGRLIDQAYSPFHAVLRCGNLSSDVQVFPRPEPVIVDEEVDPMPRTVQTDLEIVGFIEIGDISSPPVISRHLVLPIAVNKEADEIGTSNTDEAEEETSANQMAGKSPNFCVLLHGSLKVEGMVALVQLGPEWYGMLYSQADSKKKSNLMMSLFEPGPEPLPWLGKVSQLGPISDALENPYGEDDSKSPFPVQPKIKRSYGQNVTVWIKASGLQTDVQKILRNARKLPEKTQTFYKELNRLRKAALAFGFWELLKGVAELLERECTLLPDNAHPDAAFQLSHAAQQLKLASTGDSQYAAFDHNIAPMHTDFSS from the exons ATGCCGACCGTGGTTCTGATGGACGTGTCCTTGTCCATGACACGGCCTGTGTCACTGGACGGTAGTGAAGAGTTTCAAAGGAAGAACCTGGCAGTTCATGGACTCACTATGTTATTTGAACATATGGCCACTAACTACCGTCTGGAGTTCACGTCACTGGTGGCATTTTCCTCGCTCTGGGAGCTCCTGGTACCCTTTACAAGGGACTACAACAGTCTGCAG GAAGCCTTGAGCAACCTAGAGGACTATGACAAAACCTGCCTTGAGTCAGCACTGCAGGGAGTCAATAACGTTGTACAGCAGGAGTGGGGCAGTGGTTGTCCCTGCCAG GTGGTGCTAGTGACTGATGGTTCTTTGGGCATAGGAAAGGGCTCTCTGCGGCATTCCCTTCAGACTCTAAAGCATCGTTCAGAGGACAAGAAATTCCCACTGCCTTTTCCTTTCCCAGCCAAGCTGTTTGTCATGTGCATCGCCAACGCAGAAGAG CTACAGACCACAGACACTATGGACAACCTGGAGCAGCTTCTAAGTCTAAAcagaggggagggacagatctTCACCATGGAGGGACCATTGTGCCTGAAGAGTGTGCAGGCCATGTTTGG GAGGCTGATCGACCAGGCGTACTCGCCCTTCCATGCAGTCCTCCGCTGTGGGAACCTGTCCTCAGACGTTCAGGTCTTCCCTCGGCCCGAGCCTGTGATCGTGGACGAGGAGGTGGACCCCATGCCCAGGACAGTCCAGACAG aTCTAGAGATTGTGGGTTTCATTGAAATAGGAGACATCTCCAGTCCGCCAGTCATATCCAGACACTTGGTCCTGCCCATCGCTGTGAACAAAG AGGCGGATGAGATTGGCACAAGTAACACGgatgaagcagaggaggagacctCCGCCAATCAGATGGCGGGGAAGAGCCCAAACTTCTGTGTCCTTTTGCATGGTAGTCTCAAGGTGGAGGGCATGGTGGCTCTGGTGCAGCTGGG GCCAGAGTGGTATGGTATGCTGTATTCCCAAGCAGACAGCAAGAAAAAGTCCAACCTGATGATGTCTTTGTTTGAGCCTGGGCCTGAGCCTCTACCCTGGCTAGGCAAAGTCTCCCAGCTGGGGCCCATCTCAG ATGCTCTTGAAAACCCTTATGGAGAGGATGACAGCAAAAGCCCCTTTCCTGTGCAGCCGAAGATTAAACGTAGCTATGGTCAGAATGTCACAGTGTGGATCAAAGCCAGCGGACTGCAG ACGGATGTCCAAAAGATTCTGAGGAATGCAAGGAAACTGCCAGAGAAGACTCAGACCTTCTATAAG GAGTTAAACAGGCTGCGAAAAGCTGCCCTGGCCTTTGGCTTCTGGGAGCTGCTGAAGGGGGTGGCGGAGCTGTTAGAGAGAGAATGCACCCTGCTCCCAGACAACGCACACCCAGATGCTGCCTTCCAGCTGTCCCATGCTGCCCAGCAGCTGAAGCTGGCCAGCACAGGGGACTCCCAGTATGCCGCCTTTGATCACAACATCGCCCCCATGCACACAGACTTCTCAAGCTGA
- the hacd3 gene encoding very-long-chain (3R)-3-hydroxyacyl-CoA dehydratase: MQTLTPHVYWAQRHKEINLRVELIDAQNINIKVQDNVLTFRAQGHGAKGENNYEFSLAFLMPVKPECVHRSTQRQVNITLKKKQRSWWDRLTLEARKPIFLAPDFDRWIDESDAEREICEKEERKTRLRRDSVNSEISFVSLTKGLLFIYNLVQFLGFSWIFANLTVRLFILGQDSVYDTFHTISDVMFFCQILAAVEVLNAAFGVVKTGVIPTLIQVVGRNFILFIIFGSVEQMHNKPVVFFVFYSWSAIEIFRYPFYMLGCIDTEWKMLTWLRYTIWIPLYPLGVLAEAVAVIQSVPIFYDTKLFSIPLPKVLGTSLSFSYILQVYLVLMFLGLFINFRHLYKQRKRRFRTKKRKEN, encoded by the exons ATGCAAACGCTCACTCCCCATGTATATTGGGCACAGCGACATAAGGAAATAAACCTGCGAGTGGAGTTGATAGACGCACAG AACATTAATATCAAAGTGCAAGACAATGTCCTTACATTTAGGG CCCAGGGTCATGGTGCAAAAGGAGAGAATAATTATGAGTTCAGCTTGGCATTTCTAATGCCAGTAAAACCAGAG TGTGTCCACAGATCCACCCAGCGCCAGGTGAATATAACACTAAAGAAGAAGCAGCGCAGTTGGTGGGACAGGCTGACTCTGGAAGCGCGCAAGCCTATCTTTCTGGCCCCGGACTTTGATCGCTGGATAGACGAGTCCGATGCAGAAAGGGAAATATGTGAAAAG gaggagagaaaaaccaGGCTCcggagagattcagtgaattcaGAGATAT CATTTGTAAGTCTGACGAAGGGCCTCCTGTTCATATACAACCTAGTCCAGTTCCTTGGTTTCTCATGGATATTCGCCAACCTGACTGTGCGTCTCTTCATCTTAGGCCAGG ATTCAGTCTATGACACATTTCACACCATTTCGGATGTCATGTTCTTCTGCCAAATATTGGCCGCTGTAGAAGTACTCAATGCTGCTTTTGGTGTGGTCAAGACAGGCGTTATTCCTACTCTCATCCAG GTGGTTGGAAGAAATTTCATCCTCTTCATCATTTTTGGGAGCGTGGAACAGATGCATAATAAACCAGTGGTGTTCTTTGTTTTCTACTCATGGAGCGCCATAGAAATTTTCCG GTACCCATTTTACATGCTGGGCTGCATTGACACAGAGTGGAAAATGCTCACTTGGCTGAGGTACACCATCTGGATACCTTTGTATCCACTGGGGGTGCTAGCTGAAG CTGTTGCTGTGATCCAGTCCGTTCCAATCTTCTATGACACTAAGCTGTTCAGCATCCCTCTGCCTAAAGTCCTGGGCACATCGCTCAGCTTCTCCTACATCCTGCAGGTCTACTTGGTTCTTATGTTTTTGG GGCTTTTCATTAATTTCCGCCACCTCTACAAGCAGAGGAAGAGGCGGTTCCGTACCAAGAAGAGGAAAGAAAACTGA